Proteins found in one Panicum hallii strain FIL2 chromosome 4, PHallii_v3.1, whole genome shotgun sequence genomic segment:
- the LOC112889044 gene encoding methyltransferase-like protein 5: MKLKQLEGLLGGLTQFPAPKVELEQYPTGPHIASRMLYTAENSFDDITGKVVADFGCGCGTLAVASALLDAEHVIGIDIDPQSLELAQENSADLELDIDLIWSDIKSLNLKGFLVDTVVMNPPFGTRKKGADMEFLSMGLKVASQAVYSLHKTSTREHIKKAALRDFGAVSAEVLCELRYDLPQSYKFHKKREVDIAVDLWRFVPKARRSS; the protein is encoded by the exons ATGAAGCTGAAGCAGCTGGAGGGCCTCCTGGGTGGCCTGACCCAGTTCCCCGCTCCCAAG GTGGAGCTGGAGCAGTACCCGACGGGCCCTCACATCGCGTCTCGGATGCTCTACACG GCGGAGAATAGTTTTGACGACATAACTGGCAAAGTGGTAGCTGACTTTGGCTGTGGCTGTGGCACCCTGGCAGTGGCGAGTGCTCTACTGGATGCGGA ACATGTTATCGGTATTGATATTGACCCACAATCACTTGAACTTGCTCAAGAAAATTCTGCTGATCTGGAG CTGGATATCGACTTAATTTGGTCTGACATAAAGAGCTTAAATTTGAAAG GCTTCCTTGTTGACACCGTTGTCATGAATCCACCTTTTGGGACACGAAAGAaaggagcagacatggagttcCTTTCTATGGGCTTGAAG GTTGCTTCGCAGGCTGTCTATTCCCTACACAAGACTTCCACTAGAGAA CATATCAAGAAGGCAGCCTTGCGTGATTTCGGTGCTGTCAGTGCTGAGGTTCTATGCGAG CTGCGCTACGATCTACCCCAATCTTACAAGTTCCACAAGAAAAGGGAGGTGGACATTGCTGTCGATTTGTGGCGCTTTGTTCCCAAAGCCCGACGCAGCAGCTAG
- the LOC112889043 gene encoding MADS-box transcription factor 5-like, which produces MGRGKVELKRIENKISRQVTFAKRRNGLLKKAYELSVLCDAEVALIIFSSRGRLFEFSTSSCMYKTLERYRSCNFASEASSAPIEAELSNYQEYLKLKTRIEFLQTTQRNLLGEDLGPLSIKELEQLENQIEISLKHIRSSKNQQMLDQLFELKCKEQQLQDSNKDLRRKIQEISEENVLHLTCQDLGPSGSNAIPNSKITDASQELLRIAVCDPSLHIGYQAYIDHLSKE; this is translated from the exons ATGGGCCGCGGGAAGGTGGAGCTGAAGCGGATCGAGAACAAGATCAGCCGGCAGGTGACGTTCGCCAAGCGCCGGAACGGGCTGCTCAAGAAGGCGTACGAGCTGTCCGTGCTCTGCGACGCCGAGGTCGCCCTCATCATCTTCTCCAGCCGCGGCCGCCTCTTCGAGTTCTCCACCTCCTCATG CATGTACAAGACATTGGAGCGATACCGCAGCTGCAACTTCGCATCTGAAGCATCATCAGCTCCAATCGAGGCTGAACTA AGCAATTACCAGGAGTACTTGAAGTTAAAGACAAGAATTGAGTTCCTACAAACAACTCAGAG AAATCTTCTTGGTGAGGACTTGGGTCCActtagcataaaggagcttgaGCAACTTGAGAATCAAATTGAGATCTCTCTCAAGCATATCAGATCATCAAAG AACCAGCAGATGCTCGATCAACTCTTTGAGCTCAAGTGTAAG GAACAACAACTGCAAGACTCTAACAAGGACTTGAGAAGGAAG ATACAAGAAATTAGTGAGGAGAATGTGCTGCATCTGACCTGCCAGGACCTTGGGCCTAGTGGATCTAATGCGATTCCAAATTCCAAGATAACTGACGCTAGCCAGGAACTCCTTCGCATTGCTGTTTGTGATCCTTCCCTGCATATAGG GTACCAAGCTTACATCGACCACCTGAGCAAGGAATAA